The following proteins are co-located in the Silene latifolia isolate original U9 population chromosome 1, ASM4854445v1, whole genome shotgun sequence genome:
- the LOC141655256 gene encoding uncharacterized protein LOC141655256 → MDDAENPPHKDAQREDPPRPRTIKELTTPDLTQVPLYISFPALAENATFELKSGLIHQLPQFHGLSTEDLNKHLNKFHVVCSSMKPNGVTDEQLQLIAFPFSLKDATNNWLYYLPTGSITTWTQIKRAFLEKYFPASLSSQLKKDISNVEQMDGENLYEYWERFKQLLASCPYHGYTDHDLLLNFCGGLLEDDARMIKVATQGGIEYMSVQEANELIERLVGSSRNFRRRVRKASVASSSRQSSNHMEEKVDFLTNLVKELAKGNGSTSHVKFCGLCNDPTHPTDGCPYLQTEEEIEAVKALGFRKFDPYSNTYNEGWKSHPNMGWGGNQN, encoded by the coding sequence ATGGATGATGCCGAGAATCCACCACACAAAGATGCACAAAGGGAGGATCCACCAAGGCCTAGGACCATCAAAGAACTCACCACACCGGACCTTACACAAGTCCCCTTGTATATCTCCTTTCCGGCCTTAGCGGAAAATGCCACCTTTGAACTCAAGTCCGGGCTCATCCACCAATTGCCCCAATTCCATGGACTTAGTACGGAGGACCTCAATAAGCATCTAAACAAATTCCATGTAgtttgctcaagcatgaagccTAATGGGGTTACCGATGAGCAACTTCAACTAATAGCCTTCCCTTTCTCACTCAAGGACGCGACAAACAATTGGCTTTACTATCTCCCTACCGGGAGCATCACTACTTGGACTCAAATAAAGAGGGCCTTCCTAGAGAAGTATTTTCCCGCTAGTCTCTCCTCTCAATTGAAGAAAGACATAAGTAATGTTGAACAAATGGATGGAGagaacttgtatgagtattgggagaggttcaaACAACTTCTTGCTAGTTGTCCATACCATGGGTATACCGACCACGACCTACTCTTGAACTTTTGTGGTGGTCTCCTTGAGGATGACGCTAGGATGATTAAAGTCGCTACACAAGGAGGGATTGAATACATGTCGGTCCAAGAGGCAAATGAGTTGATTGAAAGATTGGTAGGAAGTTCTAGGAATTTCAGAAGGAGAGTTAGGAAGGCAAGTGTGGCATCTTCTTCAAGGCAAAGCTCCAACCATATGGAAGAAAAAGTTGATTTTCTTACCAATTTGGTTAAGGAACTTGCAAAAGGGAATGGGAGTACAtctcatgtgaaattttgtggtcTTTGTAATGATCCAACTCATCCCACCGATGGGTGTCCATATTTGCAAACGGAGGAGGAAATTGAAGCGGTGAAAGCTCTTGGGTTTAGGAAGTTTGACCCATATTCCAACACTTACAATGAAGGGTGGAAATCCCATCCAAATATGGGTTGGGGAGGAAATCAAAACTAA